In Actinobacillus equuli, the genomic stretch TGAATAAATCTTGCCAATAAGCTCCTCTGCGGGAGCTTATTTTTTATCAGTTACAAGCAGTCATTTTTTACTAAAATTTTGCAAACATCAGCAAAAGATAAGCGCTTGCCTAAAGCGGGGTGCTTAAGTAAAATAAACCGTTTCTATTTTTATTATACAAATTGAGGAAAATATAATGTTTGGAAAAGGCGGCTTAGGCGGTTTAATGAAACAAGCTCAGCAAATGCAAGAGCGTATGCAAAAAATGCAAGAAGAAATCGCACAACTTGAAGTAACCGGCGAATCTGGCGCAGGTTTAGTAAAAGTAACAATCAATGGTGCACATAACTGCCGTCGTATCGAGATCGATCCTTCATTAATGGAAGACGATAAAGAGATGGTGGAAGACTTAGTTGCCGCTGCATTCAATGATGCCGTTCGCCGTGCGGAAGAAATGCAAAAAGAAAAAATGGCAAGCGTGACTGCCGGTATGCAATTACCACCGGGCATGAAATTCCCATTCTAATCTAGCGATAATGGATAGTTAGCTTTATTGCAACTATCCATTATTAATTTTCAACTATCCATTCCTATTTATGCAAATTAGCCCTTTACTCGAAAACCTT encodes the following:
- a CDS encoding YbaB/EbfC family nucleoid-associated protein; this encodes MFGKGGLGGLMKQAQQMQERMQKMQEEIAQLEVTGESGAGLVKVTINGAHNCRRIEIDPSLMEDDKEMVEDLVAAAFNDAVRRAEEMQKEKMASVTAGMQLPPGMKFPF